TGACCGCGCAAGCCTTCAATAATCTCAAGTCCTTTTGAGATTGGCGCTCGGAAGTGACCTATGCCCTCCGATAAGTCGCACTGATAAATGTAGTACGGGCGCACACGAATTTTTACTAAATCATGCATGAGTTTTTTCATAATCGGCACGCTATCATTAATGCCTGCGAGAATAACAGATTGATTGCCAACCGGCACTCCGGCGTTGGCAAGCATTTCACACGCTCGCTTTGAATCCTCGGTAATTTCAATGGATGTATTAAAATGCGTGTTTAGCCAGACAGGATGATATTTTTTAAAAATATTACACAAGTCCTCGGTAATACGCTGCGGGAACACGACCGGCGCTCTAGTACCGATACGAATAATCTCCACATGCGGAATATCTCGTAAATTTTTTAATATATATTCAAGGATTGTATCGTTGATTAACAATCCATCACCGCCTGACAATAGCACGTCACGAACCTCTGGCGTTTCGCGAACATACTGGATTGCCGCATCCAACTGCTTTTTCGGGACACCCATTCCGATTTGCCCTGAAAAACGACGGCGCGTACAGTAACGGCAATACATCGAGCACTGATTCGTGACAAGAAATAGTACGCGGTCCGGATAGCGGTGCGTTAACCCGGCAACAGGTGAATCCTCATCCTCCTCAAGCGGATCCTCCATGTCATATTTGGTTTTATTAATTTCTTCGCCGATCGGAACAGACTGCATGCGAATCGGACATCTAGGGTCGGTTGGGTTCATGAGTGATGCGTAGTATGGGGTAATGTTTAGCGGAATTGTTTTCGTTGATATGCGAACGCCCTCTTCTTCTTCTGGTGTAAGATCAATTACTTTTTTCAAATCATCTAGTGTGCG
The window above is part of the Bacillus sp. HMF5848 genome. Proteins encoded here:
- the ablA gene encoding lysine 2,3-aminomutase, whose product is MLHDLYKPSRHWKDIELWKDVPEEKWNDWLWQLTNTIRTLDDLKKVIDLTPEEEEGVRISTKTIPLNITPYYASLMNPTDPRCPIRMQSVPIGEEINKTKYDMEDPLEEDEDSPVAGLTHRYPDRVLFLVTNQCSMYCRYCTRRRFSGQIGMGVPKKQLDAAIQYVRETPEVRDVLLSGGDGLLINDTILEYILKNLRDIPHVEIIRIGTRAPVVFPQRITEDLCNIFKKYHPVWLNTHFNTSIEITEDSKRACEMLANAGVPVGNQSVILAGINDSVPIMKKLMHDLVKIRVRPYYIYQCDLSEGIGHFRAPISKGLEIIEGLRGHTSGYAVPTFVVDAPGGGGKIALQPNYLLSQSPTKTVLRNFEGVITSYPEPENYVAGRADAYFNEVYETADLRPSKTGITSLLNDEQFNLVPKSLHRHDRRESYKQNEHYSTLKDKREKRDELKEKKYQAQLKKESKGGAQ